A window of Thamnophis elegans isolate rThaEle1 unplaced genomic scaffold, rThaEle1.pri scaffold_172_arrow_ctg1, whole genome shotgun sequence genomic DNA:
TCTGTAACAaatcccttaaatattggaacactggtgtCATGCCACccgtactggttttccttgataaTTCAGACAGGTGagtgtccaacctcttcttaaaaacctccagtgatggagcagtcaccacttctggtggcaagctgttccactggttgattatcCTCCGTGTTgcaaagtttctccttcattgcaggttgcttctctccttggttagtttccacccattgctttttactGGGAAGGTCAGATCCTACAATCGTCTATGCTATGACTAACCAAATCTTAGAATAATAgaaacacagaacatagaattgtaaagttggaagggaccttggaggtcttctagtccaaccccctgctcaagcaggagacccgatatcACCCTggagcccttccttccttccttccttccttccttccttccatccttccttccatccatccatccatccatccatccatctatcttgtatcatatttatttatctcaGAATCAGAATTacatggttggaagggaccttggaggtcttctagtccaaccccctgctcaagcagaagaccctatgtcATTCTGGAGTTcttccgtctgtccatccatctgtccatctgtccttccttccttccttccttccttccatccatccatccatccatccatccatccatccatccatccatccattatcctgtatcatatttatttatctcaGAATCAGAATTacatggttggaagggaccttggaggtcttctagtccaaccccctgctcaagcaggagacccgatatcACCCtggaacccttccttccttccttccttccatccatccatccatccatccatccatccatccatccatccatccatccatccatccatctatcttgaatcatatttatttatcagaatcAGAATTacatggttggaagggaccttggaggtcttctagtccaaccccctgctcaagcagaagaccctatgtcATTCTGGAGTTCTTCCGTCTGTCCATtcatctgtccgtccgtccgtccgtccatccttccttccttccttccatccatccatccatccatccatccatccatccatccagtatcTTATTTATCTACCTCAGTATCgtagaatcacagggctggaaggggccttggaggtcttctagtccagccccctgctcgagacggagaccttataccatttcagacaaatctgtCTGCCCAAATCTCTACTTCAAACCCTTCCAGTCTTGGAGCATCTCACAACTcccggtggcaagctgttccactgttccCTGGTTCTCACCGTCGGGAAATTCCCCCCCACTTCCTTGTAGCTTGCGAGAGTCGGCCGctgccctttctttctccctgcgGGGGATTTTTGGGGTCCGATCCAAATACTTCGCCTTGCCGATCAGGCGTATTGAACCCCGTTCCGAGACATTGAAGAGCGAAACGCAAGAGTAACATGATTTCACTTTTgcggttttttttccccttcgcccAAGATTTGGTCAGTCGTGACAAGGGTGGGAAACCCGTTTGGCAAATGCATGCAGTTGGGGAAGGCTTCTGGCGCGAGCTTTTGCACAAAAGATACACCAGTGAACAATCGGTGGCATTCATCCCTCTCTCCCGTGGGCCTCTCTCTGCCCGCAGTGGgataactcaccatggccaactcagcaCGGGAGAACCGGCTACGGGACCATTTAACAATCCTATTTTACATCTAAATAATTCTACTTCGTCCTTTCAAATAAACACCCAGAAAGGCATAGGATCCTCAGTTGTATCAACAATCAAAACCACGTGAAGGGTTTAATAACCGCTCTGTaaggtggctctgtggctaagacgctgagcgtgtcggtcagaaaggttgggagttcggccggttcgaatccctagccttACCGcgttaacggagggagctcccgtgacttgtcccagcttctgccaacctagccgttcgaaagcacgtcgaaagtaggaaaatagggagggagggagggagagaaaaagaagaaggggagggaggaagagaaagaaagaggaggagagaaggtaggaaggagaagagaaagggtaggagtagggaagaggtaagggaaggaagaaggggacggagacgaggaaggaaggaaggagagaaggtaggaaggagaagaaaaagggtaggagtagggaagaggtaagggaaggaagaaggggacggagatgaagaaggaaggaaggagagaaggaagggagggagaaaagaaaagaaagagaaaacgaggtggtgtcatagcaggtgcgaaggatggtaaacaaagcattttaaactataccttataaccttccaaatggaataataataattataagaatggcaaagaaaaagaataattatgtgaatgtatatctataatccgtatgtaagagaataaatgacagtcaaaatataaagcataatataggtaaataatatttggtcataagtagctaactttaaataaataaagaaatgtacataaaaatggataacgaataaggagattatgaatgaaagatagaaatgtatagaagggaaaacactaactgcaaagaaaccaattcgaaactgctgtatgatatacgatggaacttattgttcctatgttgtttttaagttatgtgtttgtctttgttgatgtgtttatgtgtttaaaataataaaatatatattttttaaaaagtaggaaaatagggactacctttggtgggaagggaacagcgttccgtgcaccttcgggagttgagtcatgccggccacatgaccacggagacgtcttcggacagcgctggctcttcggctttgaaagggagatgagcagcgccccctagagtcgggaacaacaagcacatacgtgcgaggggaacctttatcgtTTACCTTTGAGTTTCTCAGatgttcagttgcctcttgaaaaagcactttggggacaacTGGGAATCTCCATAAACCCTGAGAAAGTAGGATTGTTAGAAGGAAGCATTATAcagagtttttattttaattcgaTACCAAATTTGGTTTCTGCGGGCTCACTTCTTGGAACAGGAAATGCAGCTGGTGAATCAAGGACATTTGGGGGGTAGCCCCTTCTTAAGTCACCCCTGCCTGATCCCATCATGGTTTGATGTTGGTCTCTCTTTTGTGGTTTGTTTGTTGAGGGCAGACGCTCAAAGGAGCCTGGGGTTTCGCCCAGGGAGTTCCAAGCAAGCAAGGCTCTAGTTCTCatgaaggagattttttttcttttgtttctcccACCCAGGAGAGAGTCAAGCGGTTCCATAACCTGGAAAAGGACGAGAGCGGTCAGCCGAAGCAAAGGCCCTCGCGTGGGACAAGAGGTAAGGGACGAGCTACGTGCTTAGGAATGGAgcgcccacaacctctggtggcaagctgttccactggtgaattgtcttCATTGTCGGGAAAGTTtcttccagcttgcttctctccttgattagtttccatcgatTGTTTCtcctcttgccttctggtgctttggaaaataagatgaccacacacacaccccggtcctctttgaggcagcccctccaatattggaacattgctatcataccCCCCCTTagtccttcatttatttatttttttggaatttgtttttatttttaaacattaaaaaaccaacattaaaaaaattctcatccattacatccAGCATGTCgttttggttacaagtgttttggCATCCATATtagttggccatggggagttggcagtggtgggtttcaaaaatttttcaaacctactctgtgggtgtggcctcctttgtgggagtggcttgccggccatgtgacctggtgggagtggcttgccggccatgtgttctctctctctctctctctctctctctctctctctctctcctttctttcatctctctctcactttttctatttatttatttatttatttatttatttcttcctttctttctttctttctttctctctctctctctctctttccttccttttgtgtctctgtccctgttttctttttttctttcatctctctctcactctttttctttcttttttctttttttctttatttatttcttccttccttcctttctttctttctttctctctttccttccttttgtgtctgtctcttttttctttttttttctttcatctctctttcactctttttctttcttttttctttttttatttatttcttccttccttccttccttcctttctttctttctctctctctttccttccttttgtgtctgtctcttttttcttttttttctttcatctctctctcactctttttctttctttttttctttttttctttatttatttcttcctttctttctctttctctctttctctgtgtcagtcagtcagtctgtctgtctgtctgtctctctctctctctctgtgtgtatttttgtgtgtgtctctgtgtgtgtggaagtggtgggtttcaaaaatttttggaacctcttctgtaggtgtggcctgctttccgggtccactggtggaacctcttctaaccggttcggtagatttgacgaaccggttctaccgaactggtgcgaattggtaggaacccacctctgggagttggccatggttggcatagatgacctctgaggtccctcccACCTCTGTTCGGATTTTCCCCATCCCTCTTTTTCCTTTGTGTCTCCAGATGGCATCCCTGAAGCCCTGCACTGGGAGATGGCCAGGCTGGAGCTCCAGATCCAACAGCAGTTCCAGGAAGACGAGGAGCTGGCCCGGAAgctgcaggaggaggaagaggaggaacaaacACGGATGGTACTCTACCCGATCAGGGAGCCAAGGCCAGGGAAAGCAGGGCATTGCCGTGCTGCCTCTTAGAAATGCCAACGGAAACCATCGTCTTAAAACTAAGATCGTCCCCTTGCCAACGAGagcagaaaaaggagggagggagagaaaggggtgggATCTTGGGGTGACCCTCTTCTGCTTCTTGGCAGGCCACCATGTTCATtggcagaatgggacaactcgccccGGTGAACTCGCCACAGGCaattggccatggggagttggtcatggttggccatggggagttggccatggttggccatagcgagttggccatggttggCTATATGGAGTTGGTCAtggttggccatggggagttggtcatggttggccatggggagttggtcatggttggccatggggagttggtcatggttggccatggggagttggtcatggttggccatggggagttgatcatggttggccatagcaagttggccatggttggCCATAGGGAGTTGGCCAtggttggccatggggagttggtcatggttggccatggagagttggatatggttggccatggggagttggtcatggttggccatggagagttggatATGGTTGGTCATGGGGAGTTGGTCAtggttggccatggggagttggtcatggttggccatggggagttggccatggttggccatggggagttggccatggttggccatggggagttggccatggttggccatggggagttggtcATAGTTGGCTATGGGGAGTTGGCCATAGTTGGCCATGGGGAATTGGCCATGGTCGGCCATGGGGAATTGGCCAtggttggccatggggagttggccatgaGGAGTTGTCATCGACCCATTCATTTGTGCTGTACCAAGATTAATCTGCTGTGGAGGGGGATATCTCTCTGGACCCCTGACCcaacacttccttccttccgcagAGAGCCAGGAGGAACCGGGAGCAAGATGACGATTACCGGGCGGCTCAGGTAGCCCAGGATGAGGTGAGTGGCCGGCAACACGGTACGAAGCCTCTGTCTGAACTCTTCCCGCCACGCCTGTCATCTTTCTTGAATTTCCCCTCTCCTACAGCTTTGATGTTTGGGCTACATCCAATTGGAATCCCCTCCTTGTAACCTCAATGTAGaggtcatccttgacttacgGACATCCGTTTagcaaccgtttgaagttacagtggtgggggggggagggaagaaaccaAAAAATCCTCATTGGATTTAATGGTGGTCCCCATATTCCCTGCCCTCATCAAGTCGTTGTGAGTCACCTGGTAGCCATCTGTGACTTTCCCGGTCAGCTTTTGACAatggggaaataaaaataaataataataataattttgcctCTCGGGCCCAGGGGACTTTTTCCAGGAAGgttattgtggcccgccagcagccaacaaatctggcagcagagtcggacagtggggaggttggggaggaagatgggccagtcctggagtctgggggaggctcggaggagggctctgtgtcagaggcagagagggggccagggccgtccgacagttatcagctgccttcggagtcaggcatcagtgaggcagaagaacagctggagcctgttcccagtttgcgcatgcacagagttgccaggggaagggaagagctaaagaacaggggtcgtcttgggagtaaggccacaggtggatggtgaatggcccctcccagagggaataaaagaggagcaacaggggagtggagtttgcaggaggccgttagttcgcttcattggttcgtgactctccgagactcctggccgagttttgcagatcttggcctggcagctctccaagccagatgaggtctgtgaccgtaaatcctcccttgaaagactttgctggatgtgaaggagcagaattcactgccaattaataaaagggttttttttgtcgggacgagGAGTTGGCTTCCGGCTCTCGAGAACAGAGGTATCCGATAaatcctttctgccttcctcccCCACTAGGAAATTGCACGCTACCTGCAGGACAAGGAGCTCCAGACCCAGTGGGGGTCCCCACGCCAGGAAAGGCAGCAGGCCGAGCCCCCTGGGCTGCCCGAAAGACAGAGCCACTGCAACACAGAGGTAAGAAGCCACATAAGCCACATCCCCATGTCCTGTGGGGCGTGTTCTCCATCTATTGTCAATAGATAACAGGACagaagaacagaattggaagggaccttggaggtcttctagtccacccccccctgCTCACGCAGTAAACCCTAAAGCATTGCCTGTCAAGtcatttcttaaaaacctccagtgatggagctacccacaacttctagtagcaagctgttccactggttaattgtccttaattaaccagtttctccttaattcccaggttgcttctctccttgattagtttccatccattgtttcttgtcctgcctgtcctggtgctttggagaataagtggaccccttcctcttctctggggtagcccctcaaatattggaaggctgctgtcatgtccccccccccagtccttcttttctctcgacTGGCTAAATCTTCCTTTGGTTACTACTGGTTTCCAAATAACGCAAGGCTGGTGTGTGAATTGTGTGAAGGGAGTTCGCTGGTGGAGACGTCCTTGGTGGTGCCTTCACGCCCAATCTAGAATCTTCCTTTAGTATGAAACGAAACAACCAATTTCCCTCAACCttggtgttaggtaagctccccattgggagagcgagtgcgttcagagaagcatttgtgagagttgtgttagagaacgcacaaaccagcatacagagacactgcagtttaaataggcttttactctcgtggaaatagaggtatcagagtccatcaaacagtccaagtcatagacggataagacagtcagtcatcaacgcctttcagttaagggataatccaaataacatagtccagtatcgtataatcagttcagtactcaaaagtttgctagcagttgcaaaacttacaatagctcacggcactttctaacagccagcttccaaaacactcagatcagatcagcccagcatctaacgaacagagagctaacagtcattctggctccctcttatggccgatagaggaaaaacagcaaccaatcacattttacagtatgattgtAAAGAAagaggtatagcattgttacgtGGTTTATATAGTGCCAACCGttggattatattcctaacacttggcaactcccagaattggggaGAACACAAAACTGCCTATCGGATATTAATGCAATCGAACGagcccagagatatttcacgagaagactTAAAAcacccaaaaagagggtgaaaattggggcgcgtcttatacactgaatgtagcccccacccaccggcccccacccttcggcctctgcctcccagcaatttgcctccttgcagcaaacgggggaaatggggcttgcgggagctgcaataggctatggcaatctcgGCAGCCTGAAACAGCGGATGATCGGGAGGCacaaagtgaaagtgaaagtgaaacttgctgtttgctccagaggcaaattgctggagggcagaggcagattttttttttcttgtgctaatcaggctgtttgctgtttgctgcaaggaggcaagtcgaTAACTATAaatgccggttccaccacaaaaccgcgctcgactaaaccgcgctcgactaaaccgcgtagctgacgtcatcaacagcgtgacaacagcgcggagacagaagcacgctgtaaacgctaaacctaaaattaacccctaaacctaaacctaacccccctaaacctaaacctaatcctaaacctaatcctaaacctaatcctaaacctaacccttaacctaaccctaaccctaaccctaaacctaaccctaaacctaacccttaacctaaccctaaacctaatcctaacccttaacctaaccctaaacttaaccctaacccttaacctaaccctaaacctaaccctaaacctaaccctaaacctaaccctaaacctaaccctaaccctaaacctaaccctaaacctaacccttaacctaaccctaaacctaatcctaacccttaacctaaccctaaacttaaccctaaccttaacctaaccctaaacctaaccctaaacctaacccttaacctaaccctaaacctaatcctaacccttaacctaaccctaaacttaaccctaaccttaacctaaccctaaacctaacccttaacctaaccctaaacctaaccctaaacctaacccttaacctaaccctaaacctaatcctaacccttaacctaaccctaaacttaaccctaacccttaacctaaccctaaacctaaccctaaacctaaccctaaacctaaccctaaacctaaccctaaacttaaccctaaacctaaccctaaacttaaccctaaacctaaccctaacccttaacctaaccctaaacctaaccctaaacctaaccctaaacttaaccctaaacctaaccctaacccttaacctaaccctaaacctaaccctaaacctaacccttaacctaaccctaaacctaatcctaacccttaacctaaccctaaacttaaccctaaccttaacctaaccctaaacctaacccttaacctaaccctaaacctaacccttaacctaatcctaaacctaaccctaaccctaaacctaaccctaaacctaaccctaaagctaaccctaaacctaacccttaccttaagttgaatcggcttgctttcaaagcgctatttaaagcgcccttctttctccgcgctggctgttgtcgccctgttgatgacgtcagcgacgcagtttaatcgggcgcggcttagtcgagcgcggttttgtcgtgccacgataaaTGCCTACAGAAAGTGCAAatgattagacttattttttttaaagactgcttcatTGTCGTTCCGGACAGCGTGACAAAACGAAGAAGCTTTTTGAAAatcaatgcttgatctgaagaggcccagtgctatcgTTATCTCCTTTGAAATCGCAGAGAATAGCTATACTTCCTCCTCGATTTTAACGGCATCTGTACAagtgtaacaccacaaacagtgtatatcttctgtactgtttgctgtgtgttgcaaggaggcaaattgctgggaggcagatttcctccctcccccccttgttttcctccccgaaAGTcgtatacttcggagcgtcttatactccgaaaaatacggtatatctgtTATTTAATTCATGCTCGaggaaataaatgaagaaaattaaaaaatgagtaaaaacttaagagaaacacacacacaaaaccctgtggcacgacaaaaccgcggtccactaaagcgcgcccgattaaagcgcggacctgacgtcatcagcagcgcgacaacaacaaccgcggagaaaaaagggcgctttaaaaagcgcttttaaagcaagccgattcacgtaaaggtaagggttaggtttaggtttaggtttagggttagggttagggttacattaagcgttagggttaggtttagggttaggttaagggttaggttaagggttagatttagggttaggtttagggttagggttagggttacattaagcgttagggttaggtttagggttaggtttagggttaggtttagggttaggtttagggttagggttagggttaggtttagggttagggttaggtttagggttagggttgggtttagggttgggtttagggttaggtttagggttagggttagggttagggttaggttagggttagggttagggttagggttaggtttaggttaagggttaggttaagggttaggtttaggtttagggttagggttagggttaggttagggttagggttagggttaggtttagggttaggttaagtgttaggtttagggttagggttaggtttaggattaggtttaggggggttaggtttaggtttacgcgttaattttagctttaccgctcacagcgtgctgttttcgtcgcgctgtgatgacgtcaggtacgcggtttcgtcgagcgcgctttagtcgaacgcggtttttaagagccaaggtggcgcagtggttaaatgcagcactgcaggctactgctagatcagcagttcagcggttcaaatctcaccggctcagggttgactcagccttccatccttccgaggtgggtaaaatgaggacccagattgttgggggcaatatgctgactctctgtaaaccgcttagagagggctgaaagccctatgaagcggtatataagtctaactgctattgctattgctattgtggtggaacccaaaaccCAACCGAGAACCTCCGTCCCTGGTCCAGACCTTTCCAAACCTACTTGGCCTCTCTCTTGCCTTCCTTCCAGAAGGACTCCTGGCTGTGTGGGGGGCGAAGTCCAGCCCTGCTGAGAATCCAGACCCAGGAGGACACCAAGGGGACGATGAAAATCATCTCCGGGGAGAAGAAGTCAGTGCtgcgtccggggggggggggggggggaatggattgCTTTCATCCCAGAGTTGGGGAATGAGGGTTGAAGGCCAAAATACCTTCAAgggttttggggggggtggggggggtggctgGGATGCAGCATGGCAGGccgactctgcccactgccagtggttggatcctgactggctcaaagttgactcagccttccgtccttccgaggtcggtaaaatgaggacccagattgttgcagggggggggggggggcaagaggctgactctgtaaaccacttagagagggctgtaaaagctcggtgaagcggtatataagtctaaatgctgttttgttctgttctgttctattctattctatttatttctatttatttctattctattctatactattctatttatttctattctattctatttatttctattctaattatttctatcccatcctattctatgctattctattcttatttctattctatttatttctatcctattctattctattctattttctattctattctatttatttatttctattttattctatactattctatttatttctattctattaatttctatcctattctatgctattctaatcttatttctattctatttatttctatcctattctattctattctattttctattctattctatttatttatttctattttattctatactattctatttatttctattctattaatttctatcctattctatgctattctattcttatttctattctatttatttctattctatttatttttatcctatcctatcctattctattctattccatttatttatattcaattcaattcatttctatcctattctatgctattctatgcttttctatttatttctattctattctatttatttctattctattaatttctatcctattctatcctattctatttatttctattctattctattctattctatttatttcatttctactctactatttatttctattgtattctatttctattattctaattctattgtattctattttctattctatactctattCTGTACTGCTCTGTTCTAcgctattttatttctattagttattctattctattctattctattctaaagcaaCAACTGGAGAAGTTTTTAAAAGTGTCTTTTATactcctgtttttgttttgttttttttacttaggCCCCAGTTTTGCCAAAATATCGCTGAAGTTCTGGATCCAACTTTTCAAGCCACTAAAATGGGAACATCTTCGGATGCGATGGATCTGCGTTCAAAAGGTAATAGCAGAACAATTGTATTCCTTTTTATATCAGAGGAACTGAGATttctaaatagaatagaatatagaaatagaaatagaacatagaacatagaacagaacagaacagaacagaacagaacagaacagaatagaatagaatagaatagaatagaatagaataacagagttttggGCTCGGTT
This region includes:
- the LOC116523328 gene encoding coiled-coil domain-containing protein 50-like — encoded protein: MTDVQIDSSCLPPVQEVCRDFAVLEDGALAYCLQEQEIELHYASNIQKNQLVQNDLRMAKRLQNLEVEAQKLQDSRPPPKESPEGDPKNAQEDLQMKAGKDDRKKAKDKERVKRFHNLEKDESGQPKQRPSRGTRDGIPEALHWEMARLELQIQQQFQEDEELARKLQEEEEEEQTRMRARRNREQDDDYRAAQVAQDEEIARYLQDKELQTQWGSPRQERQQAEPPGLPERQSHCNTEKDSWLCGGRSPALLRIQTQEDTKGTMKIISGEKKPQFCQNIAEVLDPTFQATKMGTSSDAMDLRSKAPSPGPLAQTDSSSFDYPQGVAAPVFVSPTKRQPDKVGCPKSSNKKDGCRQQ